AGGTGCTGGCCGACCTCGGCCTCGCCGGCGATCTGCTCGCCGAGGGCCGCACGGGCCTGCCGTTCCGCCGCTACTTCGACGGCGCCTTCGCCGCCGAGTCCGACCCCTCGGCGGACACTCCGCCGACCCCGGGCGCCCCGTACCCCGCCTCGCTCTACCTCCCGCAGGACCGGATCGAGGAGCTGCTGCGGGCCCGACTGGCCGAGCTGGAGGTGGCGGTGGAGTTCGGCACCGAGCTGACCGGCTTCGAGCAGGACGGCGAGCGGGTGACGGCCCGCCTCGCGGACGGCAGGGAGGTCACCGCGCAGTACCTGGTCGCCTGCGACGGCGGGCGGAGCACCGTCCGCAAGCAGCTCGGCGTGGCCTTCACGGGCACCGGCGAGCCGGAGCCGGCCATGGTGGTGGGCGATCTGGAGCTGACCGGGCTGGAGCCCACCGCGTGGCACCAGTGGTTCGGCCCGCAGGGCGCCCTGATGCTCTGCCCGTTCGGCGAGGAGGGCGACCGCTGGCAGGTCCAGGCGACCCCGGAAACGGGCCCCGACGGCACCGCACTCGCCCCGTCGCTGGAGGGCTTCCGCCGGATCATCGCCCGGCACACCGGGCGCGACGACATCCAGGTGCGCGCGGCCGGCTGGCTTTCCAGCTGGCGGGTCAACGTGCGGATGGCGGAGCAGTACCGGGTCGGGCGGGTGCTGCTCGCCGGCGACGCCGCGCACGTCCACCCGACGGCGGGCGGGCTCGGCATGAACACCGGCATCCAGGACGCCTGGAACCTCGGCTGGAAGCTCGGGTACGCACTGTCCGGCCGGGCACGGTCGGCACTGCTCGACAGCTACTCGGAGGAGCGCCGGCCGATCGCCGCCTGGACGCTGGAGACCTCCGCCGCGGGCATGGCCGCCGTACGGGAGGGCGCCCGGACCCCGGGGGTCGGGCTGGAGGCCGTCCGGGTCGCGGACATCACCGGCCTCTCGCTCGGCTACCGCGGGAGCAGCCTCGCGGAGGACCTGCTGGGCGGCCCCCTCCGGGCCGGCGACCGGGCCCCGGACGCCCGTTGCACCGACGCCGAGGGGCGACCGATACGGCTCCTGGAGACGTTCGTGGGCGATCGGTTCACCCTGCTCGCCTTCGGCCACCGGCCCGCCCTCGACCCGGGCGCCCTCGACCTGTCGGCGCACCTCCGCACGGTCACCGTGGACACGGACGACCCGGCCGGGCTGCGGGACACCGACGGGCACGCACGGCGGGCGTACGGCATCGAGGGCGACGCGCTGGTGCTGGTCCGGCCAGACAACCATGTGGCGCTCACCGCGCCCGGGGGCGGGGAGAAGGCCGCCCTCGACTACCTCGGCCGGTTGTAAAGAATTCTTTCTAAAGATAGCTTTAGAAGCATGACCGAGGAGCGTCCGGCACCCGAAGTGCCACCCGCCGTGCAGCTCAGCGACCCGCGGGCGCTGCGGGCCTACGCCCATCCCACCCGGATGGCACTGGTCGGACTGCTCCGCCACGAGGGCCCGCTGACGGCCACCCGGGCCGCCGAACTGCTCGGCGAGTCGGTGGCGAGCTGCTCCTTCCACCTCCGCCAGCTCGCCAAGTACGGGCTGGTGGAGGAGGCGGGCGGCGGCCGCGGCCGGGAGAAGCCCTGGCAGGCCACCGCCCTGTTCACCAGCTGGGACACGGCCGCCGATGACCCGGCCACCGCCGAGGCGGCCGACGCTCTCCACCGCACGGTCGTCGAGCGGTACGCCGCCCTCGCGGCTCGCTGGCTGGAGGTCCAGCCGGGCGAGCCGTCGGCCTGGCGCAGCGCCGCCGGCATCGGCGACACCCTTCTGCACCTCACCGCCGAGGAGCTCACCGAACTCGCCGCGCGGATGGACGAGCTGACCCGCCCGTACCTGGACCGCCTGGGCGCCGGGGCCGAGCGCCCGCCCGGCAGCCGCCCGGTGCTGCTCGTCCGGATGGCCCTGCCGATCGACCTGCCGCCCGTCGCCGACCCGCCACCCGCCTCCGACCCGCCACCCGTCTCCGACCCGCCACCCGTCTCCGACCCGCCGCACGACAGCGAAGGCCTCGACAGCCGCAACGACCGCAACGAGCACGACGACCGGCCGCAGCACCGCACCGAGGAGGGGGCCCGGTGACCTCGACGACCGACTCCACCCCGCAGCCCGCTCCCGCCGCCCCTGCCCCTGCCCCTACTACTGCCTCCCCGGTCACCCCGAAGTCCGCGACCGCCGCTCACGAGGGCCGGGGGCGCCGGCTGATACCCGCGCTGCTGCGGGTCACCGAGTTCCGCCGGTACTGGACGGGCCAGACGATCTCGGCGGTCGGCGACCAGATCACCGGCATCGTGCTGCCGCTGGTCGCGGTCAGCACGCTGCACGCCGACGCCGGGCGGATGGGCCTGCTCACCGCCGCGGGCTGGCTGCCGAGTCTGCTCTTCGCGCTGCACGCCGGCACCTGGGCGGACGGCCGTTCCGACCGCCGCCGGGTGATGATCGTCGCCGATGTCGCCCGGGCGGTCCTGCTGCTCACCGTGCCGGCGGCCCACCTGCTGGGTGTCCTGACGCTCACCCAGCTGTTCGTGGTCGCCTTCGTGATGGGCGGCTTCTCGGTGCTCTTCGACGTCTGCAACGCGCCGCTGTTCGTCGCGGTCGTCCCGAACGAGCGCTATGTGGAGGGCAATTCGCTGGTCAACGGCAGCCGGGCGATGTCCTCGGCGGCCGGCCCGGGCCTCGGCGGCGGCTTGGTGCAGTTGCTCGCCGCGCCCCTGGCCCTGGTCGCCGACGCGCTCTCCTTCCTTGCCTCCGCGCTCGCGCTCGGCAGCATCCGGCCGACCGAGCCGCCGGCCGAGCCGCGCACCCGCGGCCGGATCTCCGCCGGGCTGCGGTTCATCACCGCCACCCCGATCATGCGGGCCGCCCTGCTCGGCACCGCGACGGTGAACCTCTTCACCTTCATGATCGCGGCGCTCTTCGTGCTGTTCGCGACGACCGAACTCGGCCTCTCCGCGGGCCTGCTCGGCACCGTGCTGAGCGCGGGCGCGCTGGGTGGGCTGCTCGGCGCCGGCCTGACCGGCCGGATCAGCCGCCGGATCGGCATCGGGCGGGCGGTGGTGCTCGGGCTGATCGCCTACCCCGCGCCGCTGCTGCTCGTCCCCGCGGCGCGCGGCGGCACCCTGCCGGTCGTCGCACTGCTGCTGGCCGCCGTCTTCCTGTCCGGGATCGGCGTGATGATCCTCGATATCACAGTCGGCTCGCTCTTCGCGGCAGTAATCCCGGATCGGCTCCGATCCCGGGTCTCCGGGGCCTATCAGGCGGTCAACTACGGCATCCGTCCGCTAGGTTCCCTTCTGGGAGGGGTGCTCGGCAGCACGCTCGGCCTGCGGCCGGCGCTCTGGGTAGCCGCCGTAGGCGCGCTCACCTCGTTCCTGTGGCTGTTGCCGTCGCCGATTCCCGGCCTCCGTTCCCTGCCCGATGCGCAGGAGGAGAAGGGACTCTGACCCATCGTCAGGGAAAATCCGGGGAGTCGGGCATATGCCCGAGGAAAGTGCCGGAACCCTCCCCCGCGGCGCTTGCGGCGCGGTAGCGTTACGCCCCGTTGGGGCTACAGCCAGTAAGGGCGTGGCCACGGACGCGTCACGGGGGCGCTGAGGAGGGGTGCGACCTTTGCCGGGAATCGACGAGTGTCTGATCGACGCGATGACCATCACCGGGGCTCTCGGTGCCAGCCTGGTCGACTGGACCAGCGGTCTCGCCCTCGGCGCGGCCGGCGCCGGTCCCGGCGGTGACCACGACGCCGGAGCGGCGGACGCCACCGAGGTGGCCCGCGCGATCACCCAGACCTCGTCGTTCGCCGACCCCGCCGCGAGAACCGCCCCGGCCGAGGACGTCATCGTCACCTCGGCGGGCACGTACCACCTGATCCGCTTCGTGGAGACGCCGTTCGACAGCAGCGTCTTCCTGTACCTGCGGCTCGACCGGGCCACCGCCAACCTCGCCATGGCCCGGTTGCGCCTCGCCTCCATCGCCGACGGACTGGTGCTCGCCTGATGCAGCCGACCCTGCAACCGGCCCCCGCGCCGGTTCTCCGACCCGCCGTCAGGCTGCCCCGAAGGCACCGGTCGGGCTTCGCCCCGGCCACCGTCTTCGAGGCGGCCCTGACCGACCTCTCCGCCGACTTCGCCACCGGTGCCCTGCACGGCTCGGCAGGCACCGTCCACCTGGTGAACGGGGAGGTGGTGCATGCCGAGAGTCCGGCCACCCCGGATGTCGGCACCCTCCTCACCTCCGCCGGCCGGCTCTCCGCCCGCACCTGGGCGGACGCAATGGCTGCGGCGCGCGACCGTTCGGCCGCCGAGTACCTGGTCGCCGCCGGCTCGATCGGCCGCGGTGAGCTGGAGCTCTGCCACCTGACCGCGGTCCTGGACGCCGCCTTCTTCGCACTGCCGCAGAACGACGGCCCGATCGGCTTCCTGCCCGGGGTGCGGCCGGGGTTGACGCTGGCCCGGCCGCTGGCCACCGGAGAACTGCGCCTGGCGGTCGGCCGGCGCCGCGTGCTGCTCGACCGCACCCACCCGGTCGCGGGCCTGGACGTCTCCCCCGTCCGCGCCCGCACCGGTCCGACCGAGGCCGGCCGCCGGCCCGCCACCTGCAGCGGTCGGCGCCGGGCGGTGCTGGCGGCGGCCGACGGGTTCCGCACCCCCGCCCAGATCGCCCGGCTGCTCGGCCGGTCCGCCTACACCACGCTGCTCGACATCCGGCACCTGGCGGCTGCCGGGCTCGTCGAGGCCCCGGCTCCGGCGGCCGTGCCGGCCCCGCTCGCCGCAGCCCGCGCGGCCGCCGGCCCGGTGGCCGCACCCGTCCTGTCGTCCGCCCCGGCACGGCCGGACGGAGTACCGCCGCAGGCCGGGCCGCCCCCGGCCCACCCGGAGGTACTGCTGCCGTCGCCGGCGCTGCACGATTTCCCGCCCGATCCGGAGATCGCCCTGCTGCTCCGGATCCGAGCCGCCCTGGAGGCCCGACTGTGAGCGTCCCACCCGCCCGTACGCCGTTCCGGGCCGCGTCATGAAGCGCGCCCTGCGCCAGTTCACGGCGAAGCGGACACCCGCCCTGCCCGAACCCGAGGTGCTCAGCGAGCTGCGCGGGCTGCGTGCCACCGTGCCGCACCTGACCGGCGGGCTGGTCGCCACCACCGACGGGCTGGTGGTCGCCCACGACACGAACGGCCTGGAACCGGAGGGCCTGGCGGCGCTGACCGCGGCCGCCCTCGGTGTCGGTTCCCGGCTGATCGAGGCCAGCGGCCAGGGCGGCTTTCGCGAGCTGCTCACCCGGGGCGAGCACGGTTACACGGCCACCTACGCGGCCGGCGGATACGTCGTGCTGACGCTGTTCGCCGGGCCGGACGCCAATGTGGGCCGGCTGCACTTCGAGGCGCGCCGGGCCGGCGGCCGGATCGCCGCCCTCGCCGACGCGGCCCTGGAGCGCCAGGACCGCCCCTGACCACTCATCACCGACTCATCACCGACACACCGTCAATCCATTCCCGGAAGGAACCACCATGGCCAGCACGGAGCACTCCCTCAAGGACGCGATGAGCTCGATCGAGGGCGCCATCGGCGTGGCCCTCGTCGACTACAACAGCGGCATGGCCCTCGGCACCATCGGCGGCGGTCCGGAGCTCGACCTGAACGTGGCCGCGGCCGGCAACACCGACGTCGTCCGGGCCAAGGTCAGGGCGATCGAGATGCTGAACCTCAAGGAGGCGATCGAGGACATCCTGATCAGCCTCTCGAGTCAGTACCACCTGATCCGCCCGCTCACCAGCCGCTCCGGCAAGGGCCTGTTCCTCTACCTCGCCCTCGACAAGCAGCGCGCCAACCTGGCGATGGCGCGCCACCAGCTCAAGCGCATCGAGGCCGAGCTGGAGGTCTGACAGCAGCACAACGGGCTGCGGGCCGGGCGGAGTCGACTCCCCCGGCCCGCCGGTGCGTCCGGAGAACCGACATACCCCTGGCCAGGCGTGAGGTGTCACACATAACATGGCAATGTGAAATTTCACTGACCTCAGCTCCACTCGGCCCGAAGGAGAGCCAACCCGCCGTGACCAGCGACGCCGTCCCCGTTCCGCCGAACACCGGCAGCCACGACCTCCCGGTCTCCCCCGCCCTCGACGCCTTCATGGGCACCGCCTGGGCACCCACTCCGCTGCCCGCCGGCGACCGGGTCGCCGCACACGCGGTGACACCCGCCCGCCGGGCCGCGCTGGCCGCGGCCTTCCCCGGCGAGCGCGTGGTCGTCCCGGCCGGGCAGCTGAAGGTGCGCAGCAACGACTGCGACTTCCGGTTCCGGCCGCACAGCGCGTACGCCTGGCTCACCGGGCTGACCGGCGAGGAGCAGGTCGGCCATGTGCTGGTGATCGAGCCGGACGGCGAGCCGGTGCTGCACGTCCGCCCGCGCTCGCCGCGCGGCGGGGGTTCCGAGTTCTACCGTGACCGCCGGTACGGCGAGTTCTGGGTCGGGCGGCGGCCGGACCTGGCCGAGGCCGAGCAGCTGACCGGCATCCGTACCGTCCACCTCGACGAGCTGGCCAAGACCGTCGGCCCCGCCGCCCGGGTGCTGGCCGGGGTGGATCCGGTGGTGGACGCGCTGACCGGCCGTCCGGCGGCCGACCACGTCGTCGGCGACGACCGGCTGGCCGCCGTCCTCTCCGAGCTCCGGCTGGTCAAGGACGCCTGGGAGGTGGGCCAGCTGCAGCTCGCCGTCGACCACACCGCGGCCGGCTTCGAGGACGTCGTGCGGGCGCTGCCGGCGGCGCTGCGCCACCATCGCGGCGAGCGCTGGCTGGAGGGCACCTTCGAGCGGCGCGCCCGGCTGGAGGGCAACGGCACCGGGTACGAGACGATCGTCGCCTCCGGCGCGCACGCCTGTGTGCTGCACTGGATCCGCAACGACGGGCCGCTCGACCCGTCCCGCCTGCTGCTGCTGGACGCGGGCGTGGAGACCGACACCCTCTACACCGCGGACATCACCCGCACCCTGCCGCTGAGCGGCACGTTCACCGCCGCCCAGCGGGACGCCTACGAGCTGGTGCTGGCCGCGCAGGAGGCGGGCATCGCGGCGGTGCGGCCGGGCGCGAGCTTCCGCGACTTCCACCGCGAGGCGATGCGGGTGATCGCCGAGGGGCTCGCCGACTGGGGCGTGCTGAAGGTCTCGGCGGAGGAGGCGCTGCGTCCGGAGAGCGGGCTGTTCCGCCGGTACACCCTGTGCAGCAGCGGCCACATGCTGGGCCTGGACGTCCACGACTGTGCCAGGGCGCGAACGGAGACCTATCTGGACGGCCGGCTGGCGGAGGGCCATGTCCTCACCGTGGAGCCGGGGCTGTACCTCCAGCCGGACGACGAGACGCTGCCGCCCGAGCTGCGGGGCATCGGCATCCGGATCGAGGACGACCTGGTGGTCACCGCGGACGGCGCCCGGCTGATGTCCGGCGCGCTGCCGCGCACGGTCGCCGGCATCGAGGAGTGGATGGGCGCCCTGCTGGACTGACCGTGGCGGCGGGGTGGGGCTGCCGCACGGGGCGTCGGACGGCCGGTGAGCACACGGCAACCTGGCGGCAACAGCCGGGCAACGCACGGGAATCCGGCCGGCCCTAATTTCTGTCAACCGACAGAAAACGCCCGCGGAAAGCCGGTGCCCGATGACCACCAGCACTTCCCTCGCCCCTGCCGAGACCCCCGGGCCGCCGTCCCCCGGCGCGCTCCCCTACCCGCAGCAACTCCACCGCACGATGGGCCGGTTCGCCTCCTTCGCGGCCGGGTTCTCGTTCATCTCCGTCCTGACGACGGTCTTCCAGCTCTTCGCCTTCGGCTACGGCGCCGCCGGTCCGGCCTTCGTCTGGACCTGGCCGGCGGTGCTCGCCGGGCAGCTGCTGGTGGCCGCCTGCTTCGCCGAACTCGCCGCCCGCTACCCGATCTCCGGCGCCATCTACCAGTGGGCGACCCGGCTGGGGAACCCGGTCTACGGCTGGTTCACCGGCTGGCTGATGGTGCTCGGCCAGGTGGTCGTGGTCACCGCCGCGGCGCTGGCGCTGCAGGTGGTGCTGCCCGCGCTCTGGCCGGGCTTCCAGCTGCTCGGCGGCGACCCCTCGCCGACCACCGCGAGCGGCGCGGCCAACGCTGTGCTGCTCGGCACCGCGTTGATCGCGCTGACCACCCTGGTGAACGCGGTCGACAACCGGGTGCTGTCGGTGGTCAACGGGATCGGTGTGACGGCCGAACTCGTCGGCATCGCCCTGATCGTCGTGCTGCTGTTCACCCACACCGAGCAGCCGGCCAACGCGGTGCTGCACACCGCCCCGGTCGGCGGCGGCTTCTGGACGCTGCTGGTCGGCGCCTTCACCGCGGCGTACGTGATGATCGGCTTCGACAGCGCCGGCGAGCTCTCCGAGGAGACGGTCGCCCCACGCCGGACCGCGCCGCGCACCATCCTCACGGCGCTCGCCGCGGCCGGGGTGAGTGGCGGGCTGCTGCTGCTCGGCGGAGTGCTCGCCGCGCCCAGCCTGACCGACGGCCGGCTCGCCACCGAGGGCCTGTCGTACGTGCTGACGAGCAGTCTGGGTGACGGCCTGGGCCGGGTGCTGCTGGCGGACGTCGCGGTCGCGGTCTGCGTCGGCACCCTCGCCATGCAGACCGCCGGCACCCGGATGGTGTTCTCGATGGCCCGGGACGGCGCGCTGCCCGGCGCCCGCCGGCTGGCGAAGGTCTCGCCGCGCAGCGGGATGCCCCGGTGGGCGGCGCTCGCGGTCGGCGTCCCCGCGGCGGCGTTCCTGCTGCTCAACCTGGTCTCGCCGGCCGCGTTCCTGGCCCTGTCCGCGACCTGCATCGTGCTGGTCTACGCCGCCTACGCGCTGGTGGTGGGGGCGCTGCTGGTCCGCCGGCTGCGCGGGCTGCCGCTCGGCGATGACGGCCCGGCCCTGGACGAGGCCGGCCGGCCGCTCTTCACGCTCGGCCGCTGGGGGCTGCCGGTGAACGTGCTGGCCCTGCTCTACGGGCTCGGGATGACGGTCAACCTGGCCTGGCCGCGCGCCTCGGTCTACGACCCGCAGGGCGGTCACTGGTACCTGCGCTGGTTCGCCGTCCTGGTCCTGGCCGCAGCGGTCGCGGGCGGCGCCGCGTACCGGCTGCGCCGCCGCTGACCCCGCCGCAGGGCCCCACGGACCTGCGCGCCCCCGAAGGTCCGCCGCAACAGGCCGGCGGCCGCGCCGTTCAGAGAAGCCGCTCGCCCTCCCGGCGGGCGGCTTCGGCGCGTTCCGGTGCGCAGCCGGCGAAGCGCACCGCGGCGTCCGCCACGGCCCGGGCGACCGTCTCCGCCGAGCGGCCGCCGTGTTCCCGGGCGACCGCCACCCCGCCCTCCACCAGGCCGAACAGCAGGTCGGTGCGGAGCGCCGCGTCGGCGCCGGGGGCGAGCAGCGCGAGCAGCTGGCCGTACGCGGCCTTCAGCGCCTCGCGGGCGCCGCGGAAGTCGGCGAACCGCTCGCCGCGCACCTCCGGCAGCTGGTAGAGGGCGCCGAGGTTGTAGAGGCCGCCGTGGAGCAGTTCGGCGTCCCGGGCGGCCAGCGCCCAGAGGCGGGGCGCCGGGTCGGCGTCCGGGTCGGCGAGCAGCGCGGTGGCGAAGGCCAGCGAGGGCTCGACGGTGCTCTCCAGCAGGGTGGCGAGGATGTCCTCCTTGCCGGTGAAGTAGTGGTACATCGAGGCCTGCCGCATCCCGGCGCGCTCGGCGACGGCGCGGGTGGTGGTGGCGGCGTAGCCGTTGCGGGTGAAGAGGTCGGCGGCCGCGGCGAGCACCTGGTCGCGCGGGGCGAGGCCGCTCGCCGAGGGGCCCTGGGCGCGCGGGCGGCCGACCCGGCCGGTACCCGTCGTTCCGGCGGTGCCGGTGGTGCGGGCCGGGCGGGCTGCGGGGCGGCTGCTGGCGGACACCCGGCGATCCTCGCACATCGCCGCACCTCACCGCGGACGGCGATCTCCGTGAGGCGACGGTAACTCCGGCGTTACGCACGGGCAATGGCGGTGAATCCGGCCCTCCCTAATTTCTGTCGCATGACAGAAATCCACGACGCCGAGGCCGGCACCGCCACCACCACGGCCGCCCGCGCCCACGCCAGGTCCCAGGCGGGCACGGTCGTCGACTGCATGCCGCAGCTGCCGCCGCCCCCGGGCACGCTGTGGTCGGAGACCGTCGCCGGCGGCGGCTACACCCACCTCGTCCTGCCGGCCGGCACCCATGTCACCCTCACCGACCGGGACGGCGAAGCCTGCGCCCACCTGCTGCTGTACGTGACGGGCCGGCCCTGGGAGCGGCTCAACGCGGCCGACACCGTCAAGGTGCAGTGGAACGCCTACCTCACCGAGGGCAGCCAGCTGCTCTCCGACCAGGGCCGGGTGCTGGCCACGCTGGTCCAGGACACCTCCGGCCGGCACGACGCGCTGGCCGGCACCTCCACCGCGGCCCGCAACACCGCCCGTTACGGGGACGGCTCCGCGCACGGCCCCTCCCCCGCGGGCCGCGAGCTGTTCACCCTGGCCGCCGCCAAGCACGGCCTGACCCGGCGCGACCTGCCCGCCCCGGTCTCGTTCTTCCGGGGCGTCACCGTCGACGCGGACGGCACCCTGCGGCCCACCGGCTCGGCCGGCCCCGGTGCCCGGGTCACCCTCCGGCTGGAGCAGCACACCACCCTGCTGCTCGCCAACACCGCCCACCCGTTGGATCCGCGACCCGACTGGCGCTGCACCCCGCTGCAGCTGACCGCCGTGCCCGGCGAGGTGACCGGCCCCGGCGACCCGCACTGGGACGCCTGCCCCGAACGCCACCGCGCCCACCTCAACACCGCCGCCCTGGGGGCCCGATGACCGTCCTGCTCGACACCACCGTGCCCGCCCGCGGCGCCTGGTCCGCCGTCGTCCGCCGCGGGCAGCGGCTGACGATCACCGACCTCGGCGGCAACCAGGCCGTCGACTGCCTGCTCTACGACGCGCACGACACCTCCGTCCGCTACAGCGCCGCCGACACGCTTCAGGCCCAGGGCTCCGTCTTCCTCGACAAGGGCAGTGTCCTGCTCTCCACCGAGCACACCCCGCTGATGACGGTCGTGGAGGACGACTGCGGCCGGCACGACACCATCGCGGGCGCCTGCTCCAAGGAGTCCAACACCCTGCGCTACGGCCACCACACCTGGTCGCAGCACGCCTGCGTGGAGAACTTCCTCGCCGAGGGCGCCCGGCACGGCCTCGGCAAGCGCGACCTGGTCTCCAACATCAACTGGTACATGAACGTACCGGTCGAGGCGGACGGCACGCTCGGCATCGTCGACGGCATCTCCGCGCCCGGCCTGCGGGTGGTGCTGCGGGCCGAGACGGACGTGCTGGTGCTGGTCTCCAACTGCCCGCAGATCAACAACCCGTGCAACGGGTTCGACCCGACGCCGGTCCGCATGACCGTCACCGAGGACTGAGCCGCGATGAGCTTCGACACCCTGCTGATCGCCAACCGCGGCGAGATCGCCGCCCGGATCGTCCGCACCGCGCGCCGGATCGGCATCGCCACCGTTGCCGTGTACTCCGACCCGGACCGCTCCGCCCCGCACGTCCGGCTCGCCGACCACGCGGTGCGGCTCGGCCCGGCCGCCGCCAAGGACAGCTACCTGCGCACCGACCTGGTGCTGCAGGCCGCCCACGACAGCGGCGCCGGCGCGATCCACCCCGGCTACGGCTTCCTCTCCGAGGACGCCGCCTTCGCCCGGCAGGTGGAGGCCGCCGGGCTCGCCTTCGTCGGCCCCACCCCCGGCCAGCTGGAGGTGTTCGCCGCCAAGCACACCGCCCGCGCGGCCGCCGAGGCCGCCGGGGTGCCGCTGCTGCCCGGCACCGGTCTGCTGCCCGATCTGCCCGCCGCCCTCGCCGCCGCCGAGACCGTCGGCTACCCGGTGATGCTCAAGGCCACCGGCGGAGGCGGCGGCATCGGCATGCAGGCCTGCCGCGACGCCGACCAACTCGCCGGCGCCTGGGAGCGGGTGCAGCGGGTCGCCGCCGCCAGCTTCGCCACCGCTGGGCCCCTCCTGCCCGGCGGCGGGCAAGGAGGGCGGGTCTTCCTGGAGCGTCTGGTGGAGCACGCCCGGCACGTCGAGGTGCAGGTCTTCGGCGACGGCGCCGGCCGGGTGGTCACCCTCGGCGACCGCGACTGCTCGCTGCAGCGCCGCAACCAGAAGGTCCTGGAGGAGGCCCCCGCCCCCGACCTGCCCGACCCGGTCCGCCGCCGACTCGCCGACTCCGCCCGCGAGCTGTGCGCCTCCGTCGGCTACCGCTCGGCCGGCACCGTCGAGTACGTCTACGACGCCGCCCGCGAGGAGGCGTACTTCCTGGAGGTCAACACCCGTCTCCAGGTGGAGCACCCGGTCACCGAGGCCGTGTACGGGGTCGACCTGGTCGAGTGGATGCTCCGGCTGGCCCAGGGCGACCGCTCGGTGGTCCGCGAGGTCGGCGCACCCGACGGGCACGCCGTCGAGGCCCGCGTCTACGCCGAGGACCCGAACCGCGACCACCGCCCCAGCGCCGGCCTGCTGACCGAGGTCGCCTTCCCCGACGGCGTCCGGGTGGACACCTGGGTGGAGACCGGTACCGAGGTCACCACCGCCTACGACCCGATGCTCGCCAAGGTGATCGTGCACGGCACCGACCGTGCCGACGCCCTCGCCCGGTTCACCGGCGCCCTGGACGCCACCCGCATCCACGGCATCGAGACCAACCTCGGCCTGCTGCGCGCCGTACCGGCCGTGCCCGAGGTCGCCGCGGCCGCCCACCACACCGGCACCCTGGCGCACGTCGCCGACCCCACCCCGCGGATCGAGGTGGTCCGGGCCGGCACCCAGACCACCGTGCAGGACTGGCCCGGCCGCACCGGCTACTGGCACGTCGGCGTGCCGCCCTGCGGGCCGATGGACGATCTGTCCTTCCGGCTCGGCAACCGGGCGCTCGGCAACCCCGAGGGCGCCCCCGGCCTGGAGTGCACCCTGCTCGGGCCCGCCCTGCGCTTCACCGCCCCGACCTGGGTCTGCGTCACCGGCGCGCCCACCGGCGTCACCCTGGACGGCACGCCGGTACCGCAGTGGGAGCCGGTGCTCGTCCCGGCCGGCGGCCTGCTCGACATCCCCGCCCCGCCCGGCCCGGGCCTGCGCAGCTACCTGCTGGTCGCCGGCGGCCTGGAGGCCCCGGACTTCCTCGGCAGCGCCGCCACCTTCACCCTCGGCGGCTTCGGCGGCCACGGCGGTCGGGCGCTGCGCACCGGAGACGTCCTGCACGGCGGCACCGGCACTCTCGGCGCGGGCGCGGGCCCGGTCGCCGACCGCCCGGAGTTCACCTCGCAGTGGCGGCTGCCCGCGGTCGAAGGACCGCACGCCGCACCGGAGTTCTTCACCGAGCAGGACATCGCCGACTTCTACGCCGCCGACTGGTCGGTGCACTTCAACAGCGCCCGCACCGGTGTCCGCCTGGTCGGCCCCAAGCCCGCCTGGGCCCGGCCGGACGGCGGC
This genomic window from Streptomyces sp. TLI_235 contains:
- a CDS encoding TetR family transcriptional regulator, whose translation is MCEDRRVSASSRPAARPARTTGTAGTTGTGRVGRPRAQGPSASGLAPRDQVLAAAADLFTRNGYAATTTRAVAERAGMRQASMYHYFTGKEDILATLLESTVEPSLAFATALLADPDADPAPRLWALAARDAELLHGGLYNLGALYQLPEVRGERFADFRGAREALKAAYGQLLALLAPGADAALRTDLLFGLVEGGVAVAREHGGRSAETVARAVADAAVRFAGCAPERAEAARREGERLL
- a CDS encoding urea carboxylase; this encodes MSFDTLLIANRGEIAARIVRTARRIGIATVAVYSDPDRSAPHVRLADHAVRLGPAAAKDSYLRTDLVLQAAHDSGAGAIHPGYGFLSEDAAFARQVEAAGLAFVGPTPGQLEVFAAKHTARAAAEAAGVPLLPGTGLLPDLPAALAAAETVGYPVMLKATGGGGGIGMQACRDADQLAGAWERVQRVAAASFATAGPLLPGGGQGGRVFLERLVEHARHVEVQVFGDGAGRVVTLGDRDCSLQRRNQKVLEEAPAPDLPDPVRRRLADSARELCASVGYRSAGTVEYVYDAAREEAYFLEVNTRLQVEHPVTEAVYGVDLVEWMLRLAQGDRSVVREVGAPDGHAVEARVYAEDPNRDHRPSAGLLTEVAFPDGVRVDTWVETGTEVTTAYDPMLAKVIVHGTDRADALARFTGALDATRIHGIETNLGLLRAVPAVPEVAAAAHHTGTLAHVADPTPRIEVVRAGTQTTVQDWPGRTGYWHVGVPPCGPMDDLSFRLGNRALGNPEGAPGLECTLLGPALRFTAPTWVCVTGAPTGVTLDGTPVPQWEPVLVPAGGLLDIPAPPGPGLRSYLLVAGGLEAPDFLGSAATFTLGGFGGHGGRALRTGDVLHGGTGTLGAGAGPVADRPEFTSQWRLPAVEGPHAAPEFFTEQDIADFYAADWSVHFNSARTGVRLVGPKPAWARPDGGEAGLHPSNIHDTPYAVGAVDYTGDMPVLLGPDGPSLGGFVCPATVVSGQRWKLGQLRPGDRVRFVPVTAEDAAALRRVPAAEPSATRPAIVDGGVLHRTPAGDDRPSVTYRRSGDDNLLVEYGPMQLDLALRMRVHALAERLAERRPEGVVDLTPGIRSLQVHVDPDILPLPELLELVRRIERALPATDRLVVPSRTVHLPLSWDDPATREAIQRYMAGVRDDAPWCPWNIEFIRRINGLTSVDEVYRTVFDAEYLVLGLGDVYLGAPVATPLDPRHRLVTTKYNPARTWTAENSVGIGGAYLCVYGMEGPGGYQFVGRTVQMWSGWQQRGPFEPGAPWLLRFFDRIRWYPVSAEELLEMRADMAAGRFALKVEEGEFALADHLRFLDENAAPIAEFRAVQAAAFAAERQAWEEAGEFDRAERAAGAAPVAPRTVTVPPGGGVVEAEFTACVWKVDVAPGERVRKGQQLMALEAMKMETAVTADRDGVVAELLVGSGDQVEAGSPLVVLGAIA